One genomic segment of Thermodesulfovibrionales bacterium includes these proteins:
- a CDS encoding chemotaxis protein CheB, with amino-acid sequence MAKQRKGKKQVKTATKIIPASESVKTSSAAKRTSRTAKPDFKAAVETNGKPICVVGVGASGGGLEAVEAFLTHMPVDSDVAIVIVTHLDPTHPSIMSDLLTRYTTMKVFQAEDNMVLKRNRVYIIPPGKDMAIMSGSLQLLEPQIIRGMRHPIDFFFRSLAKDQNEKAVAIVLSGAGTDGTLGLKDVKGEGGMVMVQIPESAKYDGMPRSAIESGLSDYVLAPEKMPEQLLKYVRHPYVVATAKRDVLMNKISENLHKILLLIRSQTGRDFSYYKETTIIRRVERRMNINHISEVAQYIIFLQRNSIEVELLFKELLIGVTSFFRDPGAFETLRKKIVPHLFSRKRPGENLRVWVPGCSTGEEAYSIAITLKEYMEKIKKPFNIQIFATDIDTGAIEKARSGIYPDSIASDVSPERIRRFFSKGDNTYQIKKDIREMAVFAVQDVIKDPPFTRLDLISCRNLLIYLNPQIQKKLLPLFHFALLTDGILFLGTSETAGEAGDLFSSLEKKWKMFRRKKAPLARLEHIEFPALPPLQGITEAQRTGVGRQSDEPIIIDQVAKRLLLEDYTPPCVIVNEKNTILYIHGKTGNYLEPAPGEARMNVLDMAREGLEYELGRAIRKATVQKKAIVREGVQVKIDSTVRYIDLEVKPLIKPEQLRGFLLIVFREASTPDQRERAVRSIKKGEMGRIKNLEKELATAKDYLQHTIEEQQSGNEELQSMNEELQASNEELQSTNEELETSKEEIQSINEELVTVNAELQSKIEELSHTNNDLNNLLASTDIAVIFLDNGLNVKRFTPAATKLVNLIQSDVGRPIDQITTLFEDENLVIDSREVLKNLASKQKEVRSRKGLWYEMRIIPYRTVDNVIDGVVMTFIDISERKRTIEHAKEAEEKYQIMCHSTRDGVALIDEYGLVSECNIEFEKQTGRKADQLKKMKIWFLSPHAKKEETKKIIASTREKGSVSSRKLQFQRPEGEVVTVNFEGKVLGIGGRKFLHVVTRRV; translated from the coding sequence ATGGCGAAGCAAAGAAAAGGAAAAAAACAGGTCAAGACTGCAACGAAGATAATACCTGCCTCCGAGAGCGTGAAAACGTCCTCCGCCGCAAAACGGACCAGTCGCACGGCAAAGCCCGACTTCAAGGCGGCGGTAGAGACTAACGGCAAGCCGATCTGTGTAGTGGGTGTCGGGGCTTCTGGAGGCGGGCTTGAAGCGGTGGAAGCCTTCCTGACCCACATGCCTGTCGACAGTGACGTGGCCATAGTGATCGTGACCCACCTCGACCCGACACATCCGAGTATCATGAGCGACCTCCTCACACGATATACTACGATGAAAGTTTTCCAGGCAGAAGACAACATGGTGCTAAAGAGGAACCGTGTGTATATCATTCCTCCGGGAAAAGACATGGCGATAATGAGCGGCTCGCTCCAGCTTCTGGAGCCGCAGATCATAAGGGGCATGAGGCATCCCATAGATTTCTTCTTTCGCTCTCTCGCTAAAGACCAAAACGAAAAAGCAGTGGCCATCGTCCTCTCAGGTGCCGGGACGGACGGCACCCTCGGTCTTAAGGACGTAAAAGGCGAAGGCGGAATGGTGATGGTGCAGATACCTGAAAGCGCAAAATACGATGGCATGCCCAGGAGCGCGATAGAATCAGGGCTTTCAGACTATGTTTTAGCGCCGGAGAAGATGCCCGAGCAGCTTTTGAAGTACGTAAGACACCCGTATGTCGTGGCAACGGCAAAACGGGATGTCCTGATGAACAAGATCTCTGAAAATCTCCATAAGATACTTCTTCTCATAAGGAGCCAGACGGGGCGTGATTTTTCCTATTACAAGGAGACGACAATCATCCGCAGGGTAGAAAGGCGGATGAACATAAACCACATATCAGAAGTGGCGCAGTATATCATCTTTCTTCAGAGAAACTCGATTGAGGTCGAGTTGCTCTTTAAGGAACTCCTGATTGGTGTGACGAGCTTCTTCAGGGACCCTGGGGCCTTCGAGACATTGAGGAAAAAGATCGTACCCCATCTTTTCTCGAGAAAGCGGCCCGGTGAAAACCTTAGGGTATGGGTCCCCGGATGTTCGACAGGTGAGGAGGCATATTCCATTGCCATTACACTGAAAGAATACATGGAGAAGATTAAAAAGCCGTTTAATATCCAGATCTTCGCCACCGACATAGATACGGGTGCGATTGAAAAAGCGCGCTCGGGCATTTATCCCGACAGTATTGCCTCGGATGTCTCGCCAGAGCGCATAAGGAGGTTTTTCTCAAAAGGCGACAACACTTACCAGATAAAGAAAGATATAAGGGAGATGGCGGTGTTCGCGGTCCAGGATGTGATCAAGGACCCTCCTTTTACGAGGCTCGACCTTATAAGCTGCAGGAACCTTTTGATATATCTGAATCCTCAAATCCAGAAAAAGCTTTTGCCCCTCTTCCACTTTGCCCTATTGACTGATGGCATATTGTTTCTCGGCACCTCCGAGACCGCTGGGGAGGCCGGAGATCTATTTTCAAGTCTCGAGAAGAAGTGGAAGATGTTCAGGCGGAAAAAAGCGCCGCTGGCACGTCTTGAGCATATAGAGTTTCCTGCACTGCCTCCTCTGCAGGGTATCACAGAAGCCCAGAGGACAGGCGTCGGTAGACAATCAGATGAGCCGATCATAATAGACCAAGTGGCAAAACGGCTTCTCCTCGAGGACTATACTCCGCCTTGTGTTATTGTGAATGAAAAGAACACTATCCTTTACATACATGGGAAGACTGGGAATTATCTCGAACCCGCCCCCGGGGAAGCGCGGATGAACGTTCTCGATATGGCCCGTGAGGGGCTCGAATATGAGCTTGGCAGGGCGATAAGAAAGGCGACCGTACAGAAGAAAGCTATTGTACGCGAAGGGGTACAGGTCAAGATCGACTCAACGGTCCGTTATATCGACCTTGAAGTCAAACCATTGATCAAGCCTGAGCAGTTGAGGGGCTTTTTGCTGATAGTCTTCAGGGAAGCTTCTACGCCTGATCAACGGGAAAGGGCTGTGCGGTCGATTAAGAAAGGCGAGATGGGCCGCATAAAGAATCTCGAAAAGGAGCTTGCCACCGCCAAGGACTACCTCCAGCATACGATAGAGGAACAACAGTCAGGCAATGAGGAGCTGCAGTCTATGAACGAGGAGCTACAGGCATCCAATGAAGAGCTCCAAAGCACGAACGAGGAACTCGAGACCTCGAAGGAAGAAATTCAGTCCATAAACGAGGAACTGGTCACGGTGAATGCAGAGCTGCAGTCGAAGATCGAAGAGCTCTCTCATACGAACAACGACCTCAATAACCTCCTGGCGAGCACAGACATAGCGGTCATCTTTCTTGACAATGGCCTCAACGTGAAACGCTTTACACCAGCCGCAACTAAATTGGTGAACCTCATACAATCCGATGTAGGACGGCCTATAGATCAGATCACCACGCTCTTTGAGGATGAAAACCTTGTCATTGACTCAAGGGAGGTCCTGAAGAATCTTGCCTCTAAGCAGAAGGAGGTGCGTTCGAGAAAGGGTCTTTGGTATGAGATGAGGATTATCCCCTACAGAACGGTCGACAATGTCATAGACGGCGTTGTGATGACCTTCATTGATATTTCTGAGAGGAAAAGGACCATTGAACACGCAAAGGAAGCGGAGGAAAAGTACCAGATCATGTGCCATTCTACGCGGGACGGCGTCGCGCTCATCGATGAGTATGGACTGGTTTCTGAGTGCAACATCGAATTCGAAAAACAGACAGGGAGGAAAGCCGATCAGCTCAAGAAGATGAAGATATGGTTCTTGAGCCCTCACGCAAAAAAGGAAGAGACCAAGAAGATTATCGCGTCCACGAGAGAGAAGGGAAGTGTCTCTTCAAGGAAACTGCAATTTCAAAGACCGGAAGGCGAGGTCGTTACAGTTAACTTTGAGGGCAAAGTCTTAGGGATAGGAGGGAGGAAGTTCCTCCACGTTGTCACGCGCCGGGTATAG